A window of Streptomyces gilvosporeus contains these coding sequences:
- a CDS encoding response regulator transcription factor: protein MTRVLLAEDDASISEPLARALRREGYEVEVREDGPTALDAGLQGNIDLLVLDLGLPGMDGLEVARRLRTEGHSFPILVLTARADEVDTVVGLDAGADDYVTKPFRLAELLARVRALLRRGSTAEAQQPPATHGVRIDVESHRAWMGDDELQLTAKEFDLLRVLVRDAGRVVTRDQLMREVWDTTWWSSTKTLDMHISWLRKKLGDDAANPRYIATVRGVGFRFEKS, encoded by the coding sequence ATGACCCGTGTACTGCTCGCCGAGGATGACGCGTCCATCTCGGAGCCGCTCGCCCGCGCACTGCGCCGCGAGGGTTACGAAGTCGAGGTGCGCGAGGACGGCCCCACGGCGCTCGACGCCGGTCTCCAGGGCAATATCGACCTGCTCGTGCTCGACCTGGGACTGCCCGGCATGGACGGCCTGGAGGTCGCCCGCCGGCTGCGCACCGAAGGCCATTCCTTCCCGATCCTGGTGCTGACCGCCCGCGCCGACGAGGTGGACACCGTCGTCGGGCTGGACGCCGGCGCCGACGACTACGTCACCAAGCCCTTCCGCCTCGCCGAACTGCTCGCCCGGGTACGGGCCCTGCTGCGCCGCGGCTCCACCGCCGAGGCCCAGCAGCCGCCCGCCACCCACGGCGTGCGGATCGATGTGGAATCCCACCGGGCGTGGATGGGGGACGACGAACTCCAGCTGACGGCGAAGGAGTTCGATCTGCTGCGCGTCCTGGTGCGGGACGCCGGCCGGGTTGTCACCCGCGACCAGCTGATGCGCGAGGTCTGGGACACCACCTGGTGGTCGTCCACCAAGACCCTCGACATGCACATCTCCTGGCTGCGCAAGAAGCTCGGTGACGACGCCGCCAACCCCCGTTACATCGCCACCGTCCGCGGTGTCGGCTTCCGCTTCGAAAAAAGCTGA
- a CDS encoding protease inhibitor I42 family protein — MGTSGLARNCRLLVIAVAIAALLIAVHSVISRLSGPAVYDAGESEISVAPGERFEIRVADDPGDGYRWIVAAPRPDPAVLKAVGSHLDRDEPPPSGTGGSRYLDFAAVGEGRTDLRLLHCRRCAEGAADEDGARSLNFRVTVG, encoded by the coding sequence ATGGGGACGAGTGGCTTAGCCAGGAACTGCCGGCTGCTGGTGATCGCCGTCGCGATCGCCGCCCTGCTGATCGCGGTGCACTCCGTCATCAGCCGGCTGTCCGGGCCGGCGGTCTACGACGCGGGCGAAAGTGAGATCTCCGTCGCACCCGGCGAGCGCTTCGAGATCCGGGTCGCGGACGACCCCGGCGACGGCTACCGCTGGATCGTCGCCGCCCCCCGTCCCGATCCGGCCGTTCTGAAGGCCGTCGGCAGCCATCTCGACCGGGACGAGCCGCCGCCCTCCGGTACGGGCGGCTCCCGCTATCTCGACTTCGCGGCGGTCGGCGAGGGCCGTACGGACCTGCGGCTGCTGCACTGCCGGCGGTGTGCCGAGGGGGCGGCTGACGAGGACGGTGCGCGGAGCCTCAATTTCCGTGTGACCGTGGGCTGA
- a CDS encoding GtrA family protein codes for MSERSVLRSRLETLTREVVKFGAVGGAGVVVNFAVFNLVRQLTEIPVVRASIVATVVATGTNYLGYRYFTYRDCDKQGRTKELTLFLLFSVIGLIIENGLLYAATYGFGWDSPLQSNVFKFLGIGVATLFRFWSYRTWVFRALPAREAVETAEAFLAAGVEGAPEAEAVGGPARTSRSGSRK; via the coding sequence ATGAGTGAACGGAGCGTGCTGCGGTCGCGGCTGGAGACGCTCACCCGGGAAGTGGTGAAGTTCGGCGCGGTCGGCGGCGCGGGGGTCGTCGTGAACTTCGCGGTGTTCAACCTCGTACGGCAGCTGACCGAGATACCCGTCGTACGGGCCAGCATCGTGGCGACGGTCGTGGCCACGGGCACCAACTACCTCGGTTACCGCTACTTCACCTACCGCGACTGCGACAAGCAGGGCCGCACCAAGGAGCTCACGCTCTTCCTGCTGTTCAGCGTGATCGGCCTGATCATCGAGAACGGGCTGCTGTACGCGGCGACCTACGGTTTCGGCTGGGACAGCCCGTTGCAGAGCAACGTCTTCAAGTTCCTCGGCATCGGCGTCGCGACGCTCTTCCGCTTCTGGTCGTACCGCACCTGGGTGTTCCGGGCGCTGCCCGCCCGCGAGGCCGTCGAGACCGCCGAGGCGTTTCTGGCGGCCGGTGTCGAGGGGGCGCCGGAGGCCGAGGCGGTCGGCGGCCCGGCGCGCACCAGCCGCAGCGGGTCCCGGAAGTAG
- a CDS encoding ATP-binding protein yields the protein MRRRLINSTLAVVLVVIAVFGISLVIVETRTIEAGAQESVASEAVRLVGIVESRMGSGEKITPEVLSEQITAHRYAEIRVPGKPHQPIEIGRRPAGDVISSRVQGDRGEWVMVQESRSSVSAEIGRTLLVILAVALLAIIAAVILAVRQARRLTAPLTDLAETAERLGSGDPRPRHRRYGVQELDRVADVLDASAERIARMLTAERRLAADASHQLRTPLTALSMRLEEITLTDDPDTVKEEATIALAQVERLTDVVQRLLTNSRDPRTGSAVAFDLDEVVKQQVEEWRPAYRSAGRAIVRSGKKGLRAVGTPGAVAQVLATLIENSLMHGAGTVALRTRVTGNQAVVEVTDAGPGVPPDLGSRVFERTVSGRNSTGLGLAVARDLAEADGGRLELLQQHPPVFALFLAREAENIEE from the coding sequence GTGCGCCGCCGCCTGATCAACTCCACGCTCGCCGTGGTCCTCGTCGTCATCGCCGTCTTCGGTATCTCGCTGGTCATCGTCGAGACCCGCACCATCGAGGCGGGCGCCCAGGAGAGCGTGGCGTCCGAGGCGGTACGGCTGGTGGGGATCGTGGAGAGCCGGATGGGCAGCGGCGAGAAGATCACCCCGGAGGTTCTCTCCGAGCAGATCACCGCCCACCGCTACGCCGAGATCCGGGTGCCCGGCAAGCCCCACCAGCCCATCGAGATCGGGCGGCGCCCGGCGGGCGATGTGATCTCCTCACGGGTCCAGGGCGACCGCGGCGAATGGGTCATGGTCCAGGAGTCGCGCTCCTCGGTCAGCGCGGAGATCGGCCGGACCCTGCTGGTGATCCTGGCCGTCGCGCTGCTGGCGATCATCGCGGCGGTGATCCTTGCCGTACGCCAGGCCCGCCGGCTGACCGCCCCGCTCACCGACCTCGCCGAGACCGCCGAACGGCTGGGCTCCGGCGACCCCCGCCCCCGCCACCGCCGCTACGGCGTCCAGGAACTCGACCGGGTCGCCGACGTCCTCGACGCCAGCGCCGAACGAATCGCCCGGATGCTCACCGCCGAGCGCCGCCTCGCCGCCGACGCCTCCCACCAGCTGCGCACCCCGCTGACCGCGCTGTCCATGCGGTTGGAGGAGATCACCCTCACCGACGACCCGGACACCGTCAAGGAAGAGGCCACCATCGCGCTGGCCCAGGTGGAGCGGCTGACCGACGTCGTCCAGCGGCTGCTGACCAACTCGCGCGATCCGCGTACCGGCTCGGCGGTCGCCTTCGATCTGGACGAGGTCGTCAAACAGCAGGTCGAGGAGTGGCGCCCGGCCTATCGCAGCGCCGGGCGGGCCATCGTGCGCTCCGGCAAGAAGGGGCTGCGGGCCGTGGGCACCCCGGGCGCGGTCGCCCAGGTGCTGGCCACCTTGATCGAGAACTCCCTGATGCACGGCGCCGGAACGGTCGCCCTGCGCACCCGTGTCACCGGCAACCAGGCCGTCGTCGAGGTCACCGACGCCGGCCCCGGCGTCCCCCCGGACCTGGGCTCGCGGGTCTTCGAGCGGACCGTCTCCGGCCGCAACTCCACCGGGCTGGGCCTGGCCGTCGCCCGCGATCTGGCCGAGGCGGACGGCGGGCGCCTGGAGCTGCTCCAGCAGCATCCGCCGGTGTTCGCGCTGTTCCTGGCGCGGGAGGCGGAGAACATCGAGGAGTGA